One part of the Brevundimonas sp. NIBR11 genome encodes these proteins:
- a CDS encoding TorF family putative porin, with protein METQTRTAVAITALLTLGSLAAQAAAQTTGPQWSFNAAATSDYVFRGVSQTEEDPAISAGADVTTGQFYAGAWASNVAFPGDGDTDAEADLYGGFRPEVSGWSLDLGVVGYLYAGQPDGADYDYVELKAAASRAVGPATVGAAVYWSPDFFGASEDEATYVEANAAVSPAEKWTISGALGRQVLSSDFDYTTWNFGAAYQLIDNLALDVRYHDTDQHDFGDIYGARAVASLKAVF; from the coding sequence ATGGAAACTCAAACCCGCACGGCCGTCGCGATCACCGCGCTCCTGACCCTCGGATCGCTCGCCGCACAGGCCGCCGCCCAGACCACCGGCCCGCAGTGGTCGTTCAACGCCGCCGCGACCTCCGACTACGTCTTCCGGGGCGTCAGCCAGACGGAGGAAGACCCCGCGATCTCCGCCGGCGCCGACGTCACGACGGGCCAGTTCTACGCCGGCGCCTGGGCCTCGAACGTCGCCTTCCCCGGCGATGGAGACACCGATGCGGAGGCCGACCTCTACGGCGGCTTCCGTCCCGAGGTCTCCGGCTGGAGCCTCGACCTCGGCGTGGTCGGCTATCTCTATGCCGGGCAGCCGGACGGCGCCGACTACGACTACGTCGAGCTGAAAGCCGCCGCGTCGCGTGCTGTCGGTCCGGCCACGGTCGGAGCCGCCGTCTACTGGTCGCCCGATTTCTTCGGGGCCTCGGAAGACGAGGCGACCTATGTCGAGGCGAACGCCGCCGTCAGCCCCGCCGAAAAATGGACGATCTCTGGCGCGCTTGGCCGTCAGGTCCTGTCGTCCGACTTCGATTACACCACGTGGAACTTCGGCGCGGCCTACCAGCTGATCGACAATCTCGCTCTCGATGTCCGCTACCACGACACCGACCAGCACGACTTCGGCGACATCTACGGCGCGCGCGCCGTGGCCTCGCTGAAGGCCGTCTTCTAA
- the kdpC gene encoding potassium-transporting ATPase subunit KdpC — translation MLAHLRPAVVMTALFTLVLGLAYPLAITGFAQGLFPAQANGSLVRGADGAVQGSSLIGQPFAEAGYLHPRPSAAGDGYDAAASSGSNLGPLNPDLAARIKTDADAIRADTGASVLPADAVTASGSGLDPDISPAYARLQAARIATARGLTVEEVQSVIDRHTETPLLGFIGQPRVNVLMTNRALDALAG, via the coding sequence ATGCTCGCCCACCTTCGCCCCGCCGTCGTCATGACGGCCCTGTTCACCCTGGTCCTGGGCCTCGCCTATCCTCTGGCCATCACCGGCTTCGCCCAGGGCCTGTTCCCGGCCCAGGCCAACGGCAGTCTGGTTCGCGGCGCCGACGGCGCGGTGCAGGGCTCCTCCCTGATCGGCCAGCCTTTCGCCGAGGCCGGCTATCTGCACCCCCGTCCATCCGCGGCCGGCGACGGCTACGACGCCGCCGCCTCGTCGGGCTCCAACCTCGGGCCGCTCAACCCGGACCTCGCCGCGCGGATCAAGACCGACGCCGACGCCATCCGCGCCGACACCGGCGCCTCGGTCCTGCCGGCCGACGCGGTCACGGCCTCCGGTTCGGGACTCGACCCGGACATCTCACCGGCCTATGCCCGTCTTCAGGCCGCCCGCATCGCGACGGCCCGAGGCCTGACCGTCGAAGAGGTGCAGAGCGTGATCGACCGCCATACCGAAACGCCGTTGCTCGGCTTCATCGGCCAGCCGCGCGTGAACGTCCTGATGACCAACCGGGCGTTGGACGCCCTGGCCGGCTAG